One window of the Thalassoroseus pseudoceratinae genome contains the following:
- a CDS encoding 3-keto-disaccharide hydrolase yields MKSILPLSLITFASIGFLAIETATADEPSKEMEFKPDQTQLPVKPPAGAIVLFDGGNTVEFVSKLGKPINWPLVDGTLESSGGQKANHIVSKWHFRDADIHAEFLLPATGTGNSGLYIHGNYEMQIIHSADKKNLGDADLGALYGFSKPLVNAARGRGVWQVYDIRYRAPRRDSDGRITEKGTITAWLNGQKVQDAVRFGEPRSVYHPYRSGTTDYLKAIWKKQKATTTGPLFLQDHGNSVRFRNVWIRPLDNHAYRY; encoded by the coding sequence ATGAAATCGATTCTACCACTGTCGTTGATTACTTTTGCGTCGATTGGATTCCTTGCCATCGAAACAGCAACTGCTGACGAGCCATCAAAGGAAATGGAATTCAAACCAGATCAGACTCAGTTGCCGGTCAAGCCACCCGCCGGTGCGATAGTGTTATTTGATGGCGGAAATACCGTCGAGTTTGTCAGTAAACTTGGCAAGCCGATTAATTGGCCGTTGGTTGACGGAACACTTGAAAGCTCTGGAGGCCAGAAAGCAAATCATATCGTATCAAAGTGGCACTTTCGGGATGCGGATATTCACGCCGAATTCTTGCTTCCGGCAACAGGAACTGGAAACAGCGGTCTGTACATCCACGGCAACTACGAAATGCAGATCATCCATTCGGCGGACAAGAAAAACCTTGGTGACGCTGACTTGGGAGCGCTCTATGGATTCAGCAAACCGTTGGTCAATGCCGCACGAGGTCGCGGAGTCTGGCAAGTCTACGATATCCGATACCGCGCGCCTCGCCGTGATTCAGATGGAAGAATCACAGAAAAGGGAACCATTACTGCTTGGCTGAACGGACAGAAGGTTCAAGACGCGGTTCGCTTTGGCGAGCCACGCAGCGTCTATCATCCTTACCGTTCGGGCACCACGGACTATTTGAAAGCCATTTGGAAAAAGCAAAAAGCGACGACAACAGGGCCGTTGTTTCTTCAAGACCATGGCAATTCCGTTCGCTTTCGTAACGTTTGGATTCGTCCACTTGACAACCACGCGTATCGATATTGA
- a CDS encoding type IV secretory system conjugative DNA transfer family protein, which produces MTTDRTPTESHALQGHESELLLGWDAEDAVQSPFGFAPQAKRMRRSASRPFLYDGDSHLMTVAPTGAGKGRGVIIPNLLNYKGPTITVDPKGENYQVTARRRRELGQRVVVLDPFHIVTEKSDQLNPMDIFDLDKSILDCDAEMLASLLSVGHHFRDDPFWSDSASALMAGLIAHIATAVPKEERTLNKLRSYIYHDDMDYAIAVMLDKEEVTNKMARDEMVAYLAHPSERTRPSVRSTASTYVKVLGSNEVSETLGTSSFDLQDVVDGKPISIYIVIPPEKLDSHRALLRLWVSTLLTAVISRRQIPQQRTLFLLDECAQLGSLPALKQAITLLRGYGLQIWSFWQDLSQLRSLYPDDWQTVINNSAVLQTFGVANHLMAREWSEVLNRDPEELQKLDPKDGFVFMQSHGCQRCRRPDYLSDPVFANQFEVNERFALLASRKHDKKSGRDAGMR; this is translated from the coding sequence ATGACGACGGACAGAACGCCTACGGAGAGTCACGCTCTCCAAGGGCATGAGTCGGAACTATTGCTCGGCTGGGATGCCGAAGATGCTGTTCAGTCGCCTTTCGGATTTGCTCCTCAGGCCAAACGAATGCGTCGGTCCGCCAGTCGCCCTTTTCTCTATGATGGCGACAGTCACCTGATGACCGTTGCGCCCACCGGTGCGGGCAAGGGTCGCGGGGTGATCATTCCGAACTTGCTGAACTACAAAGGCCCCACGATTACCGTCGATCCCAAAGGCGAGAACTACCAAGTCACCGCCCGACGACGACGCGAACTTGGCCAACGTGTGGTGGTGCTCGATCCGTTTCACATCGTGACGGAAAAAAGTGACCAGCTCAATCCGATGGACATTTTCGATCTGGATAAGTCCATCCTCGATTGCGATGCCGAAATGCTCGCCAGTCTGCTGAGCGTCGGGCACCACTTCCGTGACGATCCGTTTTGGAGCGATTCCGCGTCGGCACTGATGGCCGGTTTGATCGCCCACATCGCCACCGCCGTTCCCAAGGAAGAACGCACGCTCAACAAGCTCCGCAGTTACATCTATCACGACGACATGGACTACGCCATCGCCGTGATGCTCGACAAAGAAGAAGTCACCAACAAAATGGCCCGCGACGAAATGGTCGCGTATTTGGCTCATCCGTCGGAACGGACTCGGCCATCGGTCCGATCGACGGCTTCGACTTACGTGAAGGTTCTCGGTAGCAACGAAGTGTCCGAAACGCTGGGCACGAGTAGTTTCGATCTGCAAGATGTCGTCGATGGCAAACCGATCAGCATTTACATTGTGATTCCGCCGGAAAAACTCGATAGTCACCGGGCGTTGTTGCGGTTGTGGGTGAGCACACTGCTCACTGCTGTCATCAGTCGGCGGCAAATTCCACAGCAACGCACGTTGTTCCTACTCGACGAGTGTGCCCAACTTGGTTCGCTCCCCGCGTTGAAGCAGGCAATCACACTGCTGCGGGGCTACGGGTTGCAGATTTGGTCGTTCTGGCAAGACCTCAGTCAACTTCGCAGTTTGTACCCGGACGATTGGCAAACCGTGATCAACAACTCTGCGGTGTTGCAGACCTTCGGTGTGGCAAACCACTTGATGGCTCGTGAATGGAGCGAGGTCCTCAATCGCGATCCGGAAGAATTGCAGAAACTCGATCCGAAAGACGGCTTCGTCTTCATGCAAAGTCACGGCTGTCAACGGTGTCGCCGACCGGATTACCTCAGCGATCCCGTCTTCGCCAACCAATTCGAAGTCAACGAACGCTTCGCACTTCTCGCCAGCCGCAAACACGACAAAAAATCCGGTCGTGACGCGGGCATGCGTTGA
- a CDS encoding SMI1/KNR4 family protein: MSEEFLNALQDRFPTFAENLRTCPDADIENVEPGASDSDLVELESSLGLELPESYKALLKCAREFWLFGGAIQFGFQHPFIHDFQPYDELNPQQQQMVQMKSGGVWPPPSNGMLCFAEFFMEADGDQVLFDVASRLQTGDYPVMYYAHESRPPSVRKLSDDFESFLNEFLDYDQWVDEDAM; this comes from the coding sequence ATGTCCGAAGAATTCCTCAACGCACTACAAGACCGCTTTCCAACGTTCGCAGAGAACCTGCGAACTTGCCCGGATGCCGACATAGAAAACGTTGAACCTGGCGCAAGCGACTCAGACCTTGTCGAACTCGAATCGTCACTCGGACTGGAACTGCCCGAAAGCTACAAAGCATTGCTGAAATGCGCCCGCGAATTCTGGCTATTCGGCGGCGCAATCCAGTTCGGATTCCAACATCCGTTCATTCACGACTTCCAGCCATACGATGAACTGAATCCACAACAGCAACAAATGGTCCAAATGAAAAGCGGTGGAGTATGGCCACCGCCAAGCAACGGAATGCTGTGCTTCGCTGAGTTCTTCATGGAAGCGGATGGCGATCAAGTGCTTTTCGATGTCGCCAGCCGATTGCAAACCGGCGATTACCCTGTCATGTATTACGCGCATGAATCACGGCCACCATCCGTGCGCAAACTCTCAGATGACTTCGAATCTTTCCTCAATGAATTCCTCGACTACGATCAGTGGGTTGATGAAGACGCAATGTAG
- a CDS encoding site-specific integrase — protein sequence MKLLERYRAACEVRRLAKRTIQTDCRWVEEYLRFHHDRTGHWIHPQEMEEKEVEAFLTHLAVNRRLAESTQNQALGAILFMYRNVLKQPLGPLDAVRANRLRVFPKTVFDTCNFLRWYPARVARDDQREGRGLRDRRAHGFALGRTTENVLKILYKIMLILFRAVDEMSDAVSMGITNSIARIATTATDCQFG from the coding sequence ATGAAACTCCTCGAACGGTATCGGGCGGCTTGTGAAGTCCGCCGCTTGGCCAAACGAACGATTCAGACCGACTGCCGCTGGGTCGAGGAGTATCTGCGGTTCCATCACGATCGCACGGGGCACTGGATCCATCCCCAAGAGATGGAGGAGAAGGAGGTTGAGGCGTTTCTCACGCATCTGGCAGTCAATCGACGGCTGGCAGAAAGTACGCAGAACCAGGCTCTAGGCGCCATTCTGTTCATGTACCGGAATGTGTTGAAGCAACCGCTGGGTCCGCTTGACGCCGTTCGGGCCAACCGACTTCGAGTGTTCCCAAAGACTGTTTTCGATACCTGCAATTTTCTCCGCTGGTATCCTGCTCGGGTCGCACGTGATGACCAACGGGAAGGGCGCGGGCTTCGCGATCGCCGTGCCCATGGCTTTGCTCTGGGACGTACGACCGAAAACGTACTGAAAATACTATACAAAATTATGCTCATCTTATTTCGAGCTGTCGATGAGATGAGCGATGCCGTGTCAATGGGAATAACTAATTCAATTGCAAGAATCGCAACAACCGCTACAGATTGCCAATTCGGTTGA
- a CDS encoding TlpA family protein disulfide reductase, whose amino-acid sequence MPSRISPLVLAILLVFTVAGCAKKTEEQTTDTTSSSSDTDSLTSSEDEQSELTDEQKAIQKLFLQAQKDTKEGRYEDALAQIEKARESAPDDEDVKLAAAVSIHHIAQNLSEAKSELANKLVLQAYDIAKTLDRENGPNRQIKQELLVRLMFEKAIITAENGKADESFDLLMELQDMGFQQFAMVEQIDSFAPVRELPEYAEFAKSLGLRGFPFDFALPSAMDDSTISLKQFRGKVVIVDIWGTWCGPCKMEVPHFVKLQEEYGDQGLQIVGINYEDLQDQIPDAKEREIIQRFADDYLINYPLVLGDEETQAKVPDFNGFPTTLFIDREGEVELKLVGAAPYSALESIVKKMLDDGKSTTEPKTSKPATKSDGPAVAEDAKS is encoded by the coding sequence ATGCCATCCCGAATCTCGCCGCTCGTGCTTGCGATTTTGCTCGTATTCACCGTTGCAGGCTGCGCGAAGAAAACCGAAGAACAGACGACCGACACGACCTCTTCGTCGTCGGACACCGACTCATTGACCTCGTCGGAGGACGAACAGTCCGAACTCACCGACGAGCAAAAAGCCATTCAGAAGTTGTTCTTACAGGCCCAGAAAGATACCAAAGAGGGCCGGTACGAAGACGCATTGGCTCAGATTGAAAAAGCTCGGGAATCTGCTCCCGATGATGAAGACGTGAAATTGGCGGCTGCGGTTTCCATTCATCACATTGCTCAGAATCTCAGCGAAGCCAAGAGTGAGTTGGCCAACAAACTCGTGTTGCAGGCCTACGACATTGCGAAAACGCTGGACCGAGAGAACGGCCCGAACCGTCAGATCAAGCAGGAATTGCTGGTCCGGTTGATGTTTGAGAAGGCCATCATCACCGCCGAAAATGGGAAGGCGGACGAATCATTCGATTTGTTGATGGAATTGCAGGACATGGGTTTTCAGCAATTCGCGATGGTCGAACAGATTGATTCTTTTGCACCGGTCCGGGAATTGCCAGAGTACGCGGAGTTCGCGAAATCGCTTGGCCTTCGTGGGTTTCCGTTCGATTTCGCGTTGCCATCGGCAATGGATGACAGCACGATTTCACTGAAGCAGTTCCGCGGCAAAGTCGTGATTGTCGATATCTGGGGCACTTGGTGCGGGCCGTGCAAAATGGAAGTTCCCCACTTCGTGAAACTTCAAGAAGAATACGGCGACCAAGGTCTGCAAATTGTCGGCATCAACTACGAAGATCTCCAAGATCAAATTCCCGACGCCAAAGAGCGGGAAATTATTCAGCGATTTGCCGACGACTATTTGATCAATTATCCGCTCGTGTTAGGTGACGAGGAAACCCAGGCGAAGGTTCCGGACTTCAACGGCTTCCCAACTACGTTGTTCATTGACCGTGAGGGCGAAGTGGAGTTGAAACTCGTCGGTGCGGCACCGTATTCGGCGTTGGAGTCGATCGTCAAGAAAATGCTTGACGATGGCAAATCCACCACCGAGCCGAAAACCTCGAAACCCGCGACCAAATCCGACGGTCCCGCAGTCGCGGAAGACGCCAAGTCCTAG
- a CDS encoding DUF6655 family protein yields the protein MPIRLLSLACLASLAVGCATAKTTNTARTAKEQLLISNSIDQSLDKVDFTAFTGSAVFFDDKYLDCVDKSYVVGSVRHRILRGGGRLVGSADDADIIVEARSGGVGTNTSETFFGTPELAVPGPLPISIPEIKLMSKQEQTGLAKIGLVAYDAKTRQALGGGGTSLAQSNDSNWYFLGVGPYQSGSVLNEVKDGLNTRPAHQPVPNYVAFDSPVNVPPGPDDVQWANGEGESGQVIPAGR from the coding sequence ATGCCGATACGATTACTATCGCTCGCATGTCTCGCCAGCCTCGCGGTCGGATGTGCAACTGCGAAAACCACCAACACTGCCCGGACTGCCAAAGAACAACTGCTGATTTCGAACTCGATCGATCAATCGCTCGATAAAGTCGACTTCACAGCGTTCACTGGCAGCGCAGTGTTCTTTGATGACAAGTACCTCGATTGCGTCGACAAAAGTTACGTCGTCGGCTCCGTTCGGCATCGCATTTTGCGTGGCGGCGGCCGGTTGGTCGGCAGTGCCGATGATGCCGATATCATCGTGGAAGCCCGAAGCGGTGGCGTGGGCACGAACACCTCGGAAACATTCTTCGGAACTCCCGAACTTGCAGTCCCCGGTCCACTGCCGATCAGCATTCCCGAAATCAAGCTGATGAGCAAACAAGAGCAGACCGGCCTCGCTAAAATTGGTTTGGTCGCCTACGACGCGAAAACTCGACAGGCTCTTGGCGGCGGCGGAACATCGCTCGCTCAGTCGAACGACAGCAACTGGTATTTCTTGGGGGTTGGGCCCTATCAGTCAGGTTCGGTCTTGAACGAAGTCAAAGACGGTTTGAACACACGACCGGCTCACCAACCGGTTCCCAACTATGTCGCATTTGACAGCCCCGTCAACGTGCCCCCCGGTCCCGATGACGTTCAATGGGCCAACGGCGAAGGAGAGTCCGGTCAAGTGATCCCAGCCGGCCGCTAA
- a CDS encoding outer membrane protein assembly factor BamB family protein: MICRGLLLLAVCGLGFGCADGVPAEISEPETQSFTEPEAAPLETPMGDWSWWRGPNRNGKAADGQTLPTSWSTSKNVVWKTNVPGRGHSSPTVTGSLVVLATADESAQTQSVIAFDRKTGKQKWITEVSQGGFPKTHRKNTHASTTVASDGERLFATFHHHDQLTLYALDFEGNKVWKRDVGPYAPRRYEYGYAPSPLLFGSLIVVSADYEKGGYITAFDRKTGEPVWKTERPEMLSFSSPVIADVGGKEQIFLSGCEMVASYDPKTGQQNWAVPGTTMATCGTVVWDGDAIIASGGYPKSETICVKADGSKKVLWTNRQKCYEQSLMAHEGHVYALTDKGIAYCWRVSDGEELWRERLSGPVSASPVLVGDTIYQANEKGEMFIFKANPERYEEVARVRLGDESFASPAVCDNRMYLRVAHDQGGRRQEVLYCIGQ; the protein is encoded by the coding sequence ATGATTTGTCGCGGTTTGTTGTTGCTGGCGGTTTGTGGTTTGGGATTCGGTTGTGCGGACGGCGTGCCAGCGGAAATCTCCGAACCGGAGACGCAATCCTTCACCGAACCGGAAGCCGCTCCGCTCGAAACGCCGATGGGCGATTGGTCGTGGTGGCGCGGACCGAACCGCAACGGGAAAGCGGCGGATGGGCAAACCCTTCCCACGAGTTGGAGCACATCCAAAAATGTGGTGTGGAAAACGAACGTGCCGGGACGCGGCCACTCTTCCCCTACAGTGACTGGTTCGCTCGTCGTATTGGCGACCGCGGACGAATCTGCTCAAACGCAATCGGTGATTGCCTTCGATCGGAAAACCGGCAAGCAAAAATGGATCACGGAAGTCAGCCAAGGCGGATTTCCCAAAACCCACCGCAAAAACACACATGCTTCAACCACCGTCGCCAGCGATGGGGAGCGTTTGTTCGCGACGTTCCACCATCACGACCAACTCACGCTGTATGCGTTGGATTTCGAGGGAAACAAAGTGTGGAAGCGTGACGTTGGGCCGTACGCTCCGCGACGTTACGAGTATGGTTACGCTCCGTCACCATTGTTGTTCGGTTCGTTGATCGTCGTTTCCGCCGACTACGAAAAAGGCGGCTACATCACGGCGTTCGATCGGAAAACCGGCGAACCGGTTTGGAAGACCGAACGACCAGAAATGCTCAGTTTCTCTTCGCCGGTGATCGCAGATGTAGGCGGCAAAGAACAGATTTTCCTCAGCGGTTGTGAGATGGTTGCGTCGTACGATCCAAAAACCGGCCAGCAGAATTGGGCGGTTCCCGGCACGACGATGGCCACCTGCGGCACCGTGGTGTGGGACGGAGACGCCATCATCGCCAGCGGCGGCTACCCTAAATCAGAGACGATCTGCGTCAAAGCCGACGGCTCGAAAAAAGTTCTTTGGACGAATCGCCAGAAGTGCTATGAACAATCCCTGATGGCCCACGAAGGCCACGTCTACGCACTCACGGACAAAGGCATTGCGTATTGTTGGCGGGTGTCGGATGGTGAGGAACTTTGGCGCGAACGTCTCTCGGGGCCCGTTTCCGCGTCTCCGGTTTTGGTTGGCGATACGATTTACCAAGCCAACGAAAAGGGCGAGATGTTCATCTTCAAAGCGAACCCCGAACGGTACGAGGAAGTAGCCCGCGTGAGGCTCGGCGACGAATCTTTCGCCTCCCCCGCCGTCTGCGACAACCGGATGTACCTCCGCGTCGCTCACGACCAAGGCGGTCGCCGCCAGGAAGTTCTTTACTGCATCGGACAGTAA
- a CDS encoding group II intron maturase-specific domain-containing protein → MGRKPANACVRTGLISPPIPFSPKLRGYEQKRHTRPVRVRATVNVAAKSLHKFKQRIRAITGRSRGISMERRLSELRSYVRGWMGYFGLASQLKLFDKLDQWIRRRIRMCYWKQWRRPKRRREMLIRLGVPRRQAIRHARSRRSYWHMSKTIASGVGLTNAWLAEQGLLSLKTLWAKLAQLR, encoded by the coding sequence GTGGGGAGGAAGCCTGCGAATGCGTGCGTAAGGACCGGTCTGATTTCGCCGCCGATCCCATTCTCACCAAAGCTGCGAGGCTACGAACAGAAACGTCATACAAGGCCGGTGCGGGTACGGGCGACGGTCAATGTCGCGGCGAAGTCCCTCCACAAGTTCAAGCAACGTATCCGCGCGATCACCGGCCGCAGCCGGGGCATCTCCATGGAACGCCGCCTGAGCGAACTGCGAAGTTACGTTCGTGGTTGGATGGGCTACTTCGGTCTGGCGTCGCAGTTGAAGCTGTTCGACAAGCTCGATCAGTGGATACGACGTCGAATCCGGATGTGCTACTGGAAGCAGTGGCGTCGGCCCAAGCGTCGACGCGAAATGCTCATTCGGCTCGGCGTTCCCAGGCGTCAGGCGATCCGCCATGCACGCAGCCGCCGGAGCTACTGGCACATGTCCAAGACAATTGCCAGCGGCGTCGGGCTGACCAATGCGTGGCTGGCCGAACAAGGACTGCTCAGCCTGAAGACCCTGTGGGCCAAGCTTGCTCAACTTCGTTGA
- a CDS encoding DUF3352 domain-containing protein, which produces MIRSLHNRIASFALGFGLIASALVHTAWAAEADLLRLVRPDVGLCMTASGWQPSVKKPSVWLERVKQSPLYQGWRSSRDYQKFRRSITALEGRLGQPAWGFFKDMTAGGVAVAVYPRPESEPVSILLLQASDSETLKTAVDLWNEMEHAVLETDQVGDLSYVQRTTSKSADQQVVQYYAHHGRLFVLTDDETTLRTTLQASANEGDDNLTTAAWFQTAQAALPEDCRVKAYFNPRAWDSAVQLPEHPKFGERQIFKLWQQCESIALGLRVQRGLSLEGVASFSSALAAKSTDNNESAFREHLPADAWFVYTGKVDLAGGARFLRLELPEKDRREFDNLRQIGRGFFLGHDVLDNVLPALGPHFGCYITPRADMEDDVPPIHGVFALEFEPQADANDNAVPVRMAIDRGLQTGWGVLAALVDTSARLRIEDEISWIDSLGPWQPAFSVTEDFLIFATDPESIQKFIAAKSQTDPPQAVVKLPTGPLPDQHVLVNLHGVRSFLADHENVFVRRIAANSPLSVEEVERRLRRAIMASEVFDSLFLTIDLKSDHVRMTVGGAVDTK; this is translated from the coding sequence ATGATCCGTTCTTTGCACAATCGCATCGCTTCGTTCGCTCTGGGATTTGGTCTAATCGCTTCCGCGTTGGTCCACACCGCGTGGGCAGCGGAAGCGGACTTGCTGCGGTTGGTGCGTCCTGATGTCGGGTTGTGCATGACGGCTTCCGGTTGGCAGCCCAGCGTGAAGAAACCGAGTGTCTGGTTGGAACGGGTGAAGCAGTCGCCTTTGTATCAGGGTTGGCGATCGAGTCGGGACTATCAAAAGTTCCGCCGTTCGATCACGGCATTGGAAGGACGACTCGGACAACCGGCGTGGGGGTTCTTCAAAGATATGACTGCCGGTGGCGTTGCGGTGGCGGTGTATCCGCGACCGGAATCCGAACCGGTCAGTATTCTGCTTTTGCAAGCGAGCGATTCAGAGACGTTGAAAACCGCCGTCGATCTGTGGAACGAAATGGAACACGCGGTTCTCGAAACCGATCAGGTCGGCGATCTATCTTACGTTCAGCGAACAACATCGAAATCCGCGGATCAACAGGTCGTTCAGTATTACGCGCATCACGGGCGATTGTTCGTGCTAACGGACGACGAAACCACGTTGCGAACCACACTGCAAGCTAGTGCGAACGAGGGAGACGACAATCTCACTACGGCTGCTTGGTTCCAAACCGCGCAGGCGGCGTTGCCGGAAGATTGCCGAGTCAAAGCGTATTTTAATCCGCGTGCTTGGGATTCCGCCGTCCAATTGCCGGAGCATCCCAAGTTCGGTGAACGGCAGATTTTCAAACTCTGGCAACAGTGTGAATCCATCGCCCTTGGTCTGCGAGTTCAACGGGGTTTGTCGCTGGAAGGTGTGGCGTCGTTCTCGTCCGCATTGGCCGCGAAGTCGACCGACAACAACGAATCCGCATTCCGAGAACATCTGCCGGCGGACGCCTGGTTTGTTTACACGGGCAAAGTTGATCTGGCCGGTGGTGCTCGTTTTCTGCGATTGGAATTGCCCGAGAAAGATCGGCGGGAGTTCGATAATCTTCGGCAGATCGGTCGGGGATTTTTCTTAGGACACGATGTGCTCGACAACGTGCTACCGGCGTTGGGACCGCATTTCGGATGCTACATCACGCCGCGAGCCGATATGGAGGACGATGTTCCCCCGATCCACGGTGTTTTCGCGTTGGAATTTGAGCCGCAGGCGGATGCGAACGACAATGCCGTGCCCGTGCGAATGGCGATCGACCGAGGACTGCAAACCGGTTGGGGAGTCTTGGCGGCTCTCGTCGATACATCGGCCCGGCTGCGAATCGAAGATGAAATCAGTTGGATTGATTCCCTCGGTCCCTGGCAACCCGCGTTTTCCGTCACCGAGGATTTTCTCATCTTCGCGACCGATCCCGAATCTATTCAAAAATTCATCGCCGCGAAATCGCAAACCGATCCGCCGCAAGCTGTCGTCAAACTGCCTACGGGTCCATTGCCGGATCAGCACGTGCTCGTGAACCTGCACGGTGTGCGGTCGTTCTTGGCGGACCATGAAAACGTCTTCGTGCGACGCATCGCCGCGAATTCCCCATTGTCGGTCGAAGAAGTTGAACGCCGATTGCGTCGTGCAATCATGGCGTCCGAAGTTTTTGACTCGCTCTTCCTGACCATCGACCTCAAATCGGATCACGTCCGCATGACGGTCGGCGGCGCGGTGGATACCAAGTAA
- a CDS encoding RNA polymerase sigma factor: protein MRSLVQRYQGAVFGLCFRMLGHREDAEDVAQDVFVRMYRSLHRWDAARPFRPWLLTIAANRCRTALEKRSRRPRPTEIVDHIPEESSPQMELAEELQQALSLLREEYRECVILFHHQELSLTEVAEIMGSPPGTVKTWLHRARKELADHLQRRGVAPHACHELP from the coding sequence TTGCGCTCATTGGTTCAGCGGTATCAGGGGGCCGTCTTTGGATTGTGTTTTCGGATGCTCGGACATCGCGAAGATGCGGAAGATGTCGCACAGGATGTGTTTGTGCGGATGTATCGAAGTTTACACCGCTGGGATGCGGCCAGGCCGTTTCGTCCGTGGCTGTTGACCATTGCGGCGAACCGTTGCCGAACGGCTTTGGAGAAACGTTCTCGCAGGCCAAGACCAACGGAAATTGTGGATCACATCCCGGAAGAATCGTCACCGCAGATGGAACTCGCCGAGGAACTACAACAGGCACTCAGCTTGTTACGTGAGGAATACCGGGAATGCGTGATTCTGTTTCATCACCAAGAACTGAGTTTGACCGAAGTGGCGGAGATCATGGGAAGTCCGCCGGGGACTGTGAAAACGTGGTTGCATCGGGCTCGCAAGGAGTTAGCCGACCATTTGCAACGACGGGGAGTGGCACCGCATGCCTGTCATGAATTGCCCTGA